The bacterium genomic interval AAATAACCTGTTTTGACATAACGGTCTCTTATAAACTCCCTGATAAATTCCGGCCGGGGATGATTATCCGTGTAATCCCATAATTTTTTATTCCACTCTTTCCGCAATGCTTCGGCCTGCTGATCAATAATAGACTGGCTCTCAACCGGCTTAATCTGCCTCACAATGGAGATTATTCCCGGCGGCAGAAGAATGACGAGAAAAACCCAGATAAAAAGCAGAAAAACAAGAGATGTTGAAGAACGTTTCATCAAAATTGAAAAAAGGACTCCGAGAGAATAAAAAACAGATAAGAACAGCATTGCCGCCAGAATAACAAGAATCAGACGGAGCATATCTGTGCCGTTCAGCTGAATGGCCGGGTGCAGATAAGCCAGCAGAAATGCAGATAAAAAGCCCACGAGAAGAGGCAGAAAAAGACTGAGCAATCCGCCGAGAATATTCCCTGCAAGAAATGTATGCCGGGGAAGATCATTGGAAAATACCAGGCGCAGAGTGCCCTTTTCTTTCTCTTCAGAAACCACATTATAGGAAAATAGCAGCACTGTCAGGCTTAAAATAATTTGAATAATGGTTATCATGTCAAGACTGGAAAACACGGAAAGCAAAGGATTATCTTCCTCAGCACCGCCGATCATCACCGGTGCCGCATTATGTGCCACTGATACACTTCCGGCAATTCTGCGGTCCGCACCTGCACTGAAAATGCTCAAAGGCTCGGGAGGTCTGTCCAGGCGCACGGAAAGCTGAGCATACACATCTGCATTGCTCATCTCTTTATCATGTTTCTGCACTTCCGTATGGAATTGCTGCTGCCTCCTAGCATACCCCCTTATCAAAACAGCAGTGCTTGAAATAAAAAGAATTTCTATTAAAACAGCAGCCACTATGAAACGGGAAGTTAAAATATTGGCCAGAAACCTGCGTTTTGCAATTGTAAAAAGCATTGATTTTTTGCTCCTTAATACTGGATTCAAAATTACTATATTAAACTTTTCAAATTACGCTGTTTTTTCCTGCATATAATCAAGATAGAGTTTTTCCAGATTCTCTTCGAGAAACTCTTCCCGCGTTCTCATCATCACAAGACGCCCTTCTTTCATGATACCCACCCGGTCAGCAACAGTTTTCGCGCGGAAGATATCGTGAGTTGACATGAAAATGGACTTGCCTTTTTCCTTCAGGTCAAGCAGAATTTTCTGAAATTCAGCGGATGCTTTAGGATCAAGGCCGGAAGTTGGTTCATCGAGAAGGATAGCAGGTGCATCTTTGATTATTGCAATTGAAATTCCCAGTTTCTGGCGCATACCTTTTGAAAATGTTTTCAGTTTGGCTTCAAATGCCTTTTCCTGAAGGCCGACCTGACGCATAACCTGGTAATAATCCTCTTTTGTTAGATCAGTCTTTCCGCCCAGTTTGGCAAAAAAATCAAGATTCTGGCGAGCTGTGAAATTGCTGTAGAGCATCACATTTTCCGATACATAAGCAACGTACTTTTTTGCTTTGAGCGGTTCTTTTGCCGAATCAATTCCGTTAATAAGGGTTTTCCCGTCTGTAGGTTCGATAAAATTTAAAAACAGGTTAATAGTTGTTGTTTTACCTGCTCCGTTTGCACCAAGCATGCAGAAAATCTCACCAGCCTTGACTTCGAAATTAACATGATCCAAAGCAAGAATACCGTCTTCGTAACGCTTGGTTAAATCAATTGCCTGTAACATTGCTGGCCCTCCGATTTCGTTTACTATTTAATATTTTTTTATTTTTTCTGTTCATGATAAACAGTGAACAATAACCTTTCACCTTACATCATATTTTAAAAATCCTACATAAGCTGCTGTAAAAAACAGCACATTAAACATAACAAGCAGGAAAATATCCAACCAGCTCGCCTGCAGGTCTCTGCTTAAGGAAGTAGGCTGAAAATGATACTGTGGGATATCCTTTGCTGAAATCCATCCCATACTCATACGCATCCCGACACCGGGGATATTATCCTGATATCCCTTCGAATGGACTTCCCTGACAGCGGCATTATGGAATTCCTGCGATGAATTAAACAGATTATCCATCTGCAGCAGGCCGGTATTTGTCAGCTCGGTCACAGCAAATGTTAAAGATGCCAGAGGAGAGATTCGGGCTAAGACAGAAGCAATCTTTAATTGAGAATTTTTTCTGTTCTGATAATCATTATCTACAGCAGCAAGCAGCTTTTGCTCTTTTTTTCTCAGATCAGCCACAATGGGAGTACGCACTTCATCATAACCGGGAGCAGATTTATTTGGATTTTCCGATAAAGATTTCCTGAAAGCATTCTGCAGGGCAGTGGCCTTCTCATCATCGATATTTTTTCTGATCAGGGACTTCTCAAGATTTATTGTCTGCAGGGTCTTTACCGGCTTAATAATTCCTGCGATCATACCGCTTGCTCTCGGCATGGCAAACACGAGAAGAACCCATAGGAAAAGAAGAGTTATCTGAGAAGTCAGGGAGCGCTGAGTCAGAGAAGAAACCATTAACCCCAGATTAAAAAATGCAGATATGAACAACAGGGAAACGCCCATGATTAACAGCAGCCTCGCCATATTCCCTGATTGGAATACCGGAATAACTCCGGACAGGCTGAGTATGATAATACTGATTAACATGGCCGCTATAAAGGGGATCAGAAATGTAATAAAATTCCCTATATACTTGGCAATAATAATATTATATCTCGGAATTTCATTTGATAGAGCCAGTCTGAGAGTTCCTTCCTCTTTTTCACGCGTCACAGCATCAAAAGTGAACATAATAGCGAGAAGGCTCATTACAACACTGATACTGAAAAGAAAATCCATTCTTCCGAACAGAGTGGAAAGCGGCGAATCCATTGTTCTGTTATTGTTCAGAAGCAGCCCTTTTGTTCTTGAAGATACAATCTCATTAGGCAGAGATTTATCCAAACCTCCGGCAAAAATACTGAAAGGCGACGGAGGCCGCATTCCCTTTGCTTCTACATTAACTGCGTTTTTCATGCCCTGCATGCTCTGTTGATAAAGCGTCAAAGACTGCTGATAGTCGTTCCTGCTGTTTTCATACTGTTTACTGCTCACAAAAATTCCGAGAGGAATTAATACCACACAAAGCAATAATGTGATTAAAAACCTGAAACTCAACATATTCTCCATTAATTCTTTCTTGATTAAAGTTTT includes:
- a CDS encoding ABC transporter permease subunit, which gives rise to MLFTIAKRRFLANILTSRFIVAAVLIEILFISSTAVLIRGYARRQQQFHTEVQKHDKEMSNADVYAQLSVRLDRPPEPLSIFSAGADRRIAGSVSVAHNAAPVMIGGAEEDNPLLSVFSSLDMITIIQIILSLTVLLFSYNVVSEEKEKGTLRLVFSNDLPRHTFLAGNILGGLLSLFLPLLVGFLSAFLLAYLHPAIQLNGTDMLRLILVILAAMLFLSVFYSLGVLFSILMKRSSTSLVFLLFIWVFLVILLPPGIISIVRQIKPVESQSIIDQQAEALRKEWNKKLWDYTDNHPRPEFIREFIRDRYVKTGY
- a CDS encoding ABC transporter ATP-binding protein, giving the protein MLQAIDLTKRYEDGILALDHVNFEVKAGEIFCMLGANGAGKTTTINLFLNFIEPTDGKTLINGIDSAKEPLKAKKYVAYVSENVMLYSNFTARQNLDFFAKLGGKTDLTKEDYYQVMRQVGLQEKAFEAKLKTFSKGMRQKLGISIAIIKDAPAILLDEPTSGLDPKASAEFQKILLDLKEKGKSIFMSTHDIFRAKTVADRVGIMKEGRLVMMRTREEFLEENLEKLYLDYMQEKTA
- a CDS encoding ABC transporter permease subunit; this translates as MLKTLIKKELMENMLSFRFLITLLLCVVLIPLGIFVSSKQYENSRNDYQQSLTLYQQSMQGMKNAVNVEAKGMRPPSPFSIFAGGLDKSLPNEIVSSRTKGLLLNNNRTMDSPLSTLFGRMDFLFSISVVMSLLAIMFTFDAVTREKEEGTLRLALSNEIPRYNIIIAKYIGNFITFLIPFIAAMLISIIILSLSGVIPVFQSGNMARLLLIMGVSLLFISAFFNLGLMVSSLTQRSLTSQITLLFLWVLLVFAMPRASGMIAGIIKPVKTLQTINLEKSLIRKNIDDEKATALQNAFRKSLSENPNKSAPGYDEVRTPIVADLRKKEQKLLAAVDNDYQNRKNSQLKIASVLARISPLASLTFAVTELTNTGLLQMDNLFNSSQEFHNAAVREVHSKGYQDNIPGVGMRMSMGWISAKDIPQYHFQPTSLSRDLQASWLDIFLLVMFNVLFFTAAYVGFLKYDVR